The stretch of DNA CTCTTCGCGGTTTCGCCTGCCGGGACCGTAACGAGCACCGGCTCGAAGCCGGATGCCTCCAGCGACTGCACCGCCTCCCGGCCATAATGTGCCGCCACATTGCGGTCGGCGATCACGGCGCAACGCGGACCGAAATACAGCCTCTTGCATTCGTGTCCCAGGCGTGGGAGCAGGTCGCCTCCAATCGAGATCGTGTAACTCCTCACGCCGAGTGGCACTTTGATCACATACATCAGCGCAGGATAAAGTTTGCGCGCGGCATGTCAAAGGTTTGACGCCCGGTTGAGGATGGGCGACCTGATTGCGCTGGCCCGGGAAGGCTCCGGAGCAATCCCGGCGAAACCGCGCTCACGCGAATTTCGTGCAGCCTTGCAAAGCGATTGTCCAATGGTTCAAATGAACTGTGTGGACATACGAATGACTCTTGGAGCATTGACAGCGGTGCTGCTGGTCGGCGGCCTGGTTTCCTGCGGCCGAAACAATTCCACCCGGGCGCCGTCCGCCGGGGCGGACGACTCGCAGACCGCCACACAGATTTTTGCAGTCAAAGGAGTGGTAAAAGAACTGCAGGCGGACGGACGGATGATCGTCATCAAGCACGAGAACATCCCCGATTACATGCCGGCGATGACCATGCCGTTCGAAACAAGGGACACCAACGAACTGGCCGGACTGAAACCAGGCGACCAGGTGTCGTTCCGCCTGCTGGTCACGCAAAAGGACAGCTGGGTCGATCAGATCACGAAGACGGGATCGACAAACATCACCGAACCGCCGACGGAGACGTTCCGTCGCGTGCGCCTGGTGGAGCCGTTGAACGTGGGCGACGCTATGCCGGATTATCCATTCACGAATGAACTGGGCGCGGCGATCCGCCTCTCCGATTTCAAGGGACAGGCCCTCGCGTTCACCTTTATCTACACGCGTTGTCCGTTGCCGAATTTCTGCCCGCGAATGTCGGACAACTTTTCCGAGGCGGCCCGGAAACTCGCTGCGATGCCCGGCGCGCCCCAAAACTGGCATTTGCTTTCCATTTCCTTCGATCCCGGGTATGACCGGCCGGAGGTGTTGAAAAACTACGCCCGACGTTATCAACCCGACACGAATCATTGGGATTTTGCCACCGGGGCATTGATTGATATTGACGCGATCACCGAACAGTTCGGGTTGATGTTTCCCCGTGAAGGCGGGGGCTTTGTTTTCAATCACAATCTACGAACGGTGGTGGTGGACGCGCGCGGCAAGGTGCAGAAAGTTTTCACCGGCAACCAGTGGAAGGTGGATGAATTGGTGGAGGAAATGGTCAAGGCGGCGGCGGCAAAGTGACAGGCAGCCGTTGGACCAAGAATGTGCTCAGTGCGCTTCCAAGGCGAACCACGCGGGAGTTGTGGCGGCCCAGTGGGCGCGATATTCCCGGCAGCACGACGACGTATTCACTTTTCGTCTCCCTGAGTGCCGGCATCGTCGTGGCTGGCTTCGTGGCATTGGCTGACGCCGAAACAAAGCACGCCCATAGGCCCAAAGGTGGTTCGTGCCGGACGAGAAAACAGCCGTTCGCATCGCGGTCGGGGTTTGGATTCCAATTTATGGCGAGAAACAAATCGAAAAGGGAAAGCCCCATCACGCATTTCTAACCAACGGGATTTGGACGGTCGAAGGTTCGCTTCCAAAAAAATATGATCGGCGGTGTCGCCGTTGCGGAAATCGCGAAATCCAACGCACGGGTTCTACGAATCAGCCACGGCAAATGAGAGACAATGGACGATCCTTCAGCCCATGTCCCGGTTACACTCCCGTCATTTGAAATGTGGAGTCCTACCCGGTTGCGGCCCCGGCCGCCTTGTAAGACTCGATTGCCTCGATCCGGTAACGCT from Candidatus Angelobacter sp. encodes:
- a CDS encoding SCO family protein, with translation MDIRMTLGALTAVLLVGGLVSCGRNNSTRAPSAGADDSQTATQIFAVKGVVKELQADGRMIVIKHENIPDYMPAMTMPFETRDTNELAGLKPGDQVSFRLLVTQKDSWVDQITKTGSTNITEPPTETFRRVRLVEPLNVGDAMPDYPFTNELGAAIRLSDFKGQALAFTFIYTRCPLPNFCPRMSDNFSEAARKLAAMPGAPQNWHLLSISFDPGYDRPEVLKNYARRYQPDTNHWDFATGALIDIDAITEQFGLMFPREGGGFVFNHNLRTVVVDARGKVQKVFTGNQWKVDELVEEMVKAAAAK
- a CDS encoding 3-dehydroquinate synthase yields the protein MYVIKVPLGVRSYTISIGGDLLPRLGHECKRLYFGPRCAVIADRNVAAHYGREAVQSLEASGFEPVLVTVPAGETAK